The Henckelia pumila isolate YLH828 chromosome 2, ASM3356847v2, whole genome shotgun sequence genome includes a window with the following:
- the LOC140880970 gene encoding auxin response factor 4 isoform X2, whose translation MEIDLNHALSEMEKNTCDENGGKCDTGGFGSCVRRCLSTSTSSCSSNAASGSGFPSSESPKSSLYAELWHACAGPLTSLPEKGSVVVYFAQGHMEQAASALPFPPLELPTFDLPPQIFCRVVDVRLLANKENDEVYTQLTLLPLQELAGLKLEGKEKENAGVEGDENGASPLKLTSHMFCKTLTASDTSTHGGFSVPRRAAEDCFPPLDYKEQRPSQELVAKDLHGVEWKFRHIYRGQPRRHLLTTGWSIFVSQKNLVSGDAVLFLRGEDGDLRLGIRRAARPRNGLPDSIIKNQNSYPNVLSSVANALSSNTTFHVFYSPRASHADFIIPHEKYVKCTRGQIPIGMRFKMKFDLDDSPERRFSGVVTGVSDMDPYRWPNSKWRSLTVRWDDNIVSNHQERVSPWDIEFPGNFAPLSIQSSPRIKKLRSSLLATQVGSPIVGGGARFDFGESIRSSKVLQGQENVNLVSPVYRSDRINHQLDFVSHSAATNPIPNRIEKTCYTDFVGNQAPSSFTGFLQSNWSPEVLQGQEICSLRSIAGRNDTNLGAWSKPELGGNIFDDHQRPRPCFYPLASEGSRRMLFPQKGVYRARQGPLMLSNFSNIQTGDRPLNPTSILSGTSRDGNVPFLSNERRAAEVISAPPTSILHLKNANDENKLKDKVPICKLFGFSLTEDHISANSQGPSKRSCTKVHKQGSLVGRAIDLARLQGYDDLLTELERLFSMEGLLRDPNNGWRILYTDSENDMMVVGDDPWHEFVEVVSKIHIYTREEVEKLSIGINSDDTQSCLEEAPHMTDASGGQLDSPATLVEM comes from the exons ATGGAGATTGATCTGAACCATGCTTTGAGTGAGATGGAGAAGAATACATGCGACGAAAATGGAGGAAAATGTGATACTGGAGGATTTGGTAGTTGTGTTCGACGATGTTTGTCTACTTCAACTTCATCTTGTTCTTCGAATGCTGCATCAGGTTCCGGTTTTCCGAGTTCAGAATCTCCTAAATCATCACTGTACGCAGAGTTGTGGCATGCCTGCGCAGGCCCACTCACCAGTTTGCCTGAGAAAGGGAGTGTGGTGGTGTATTTTGCTCAAGGCCATATGGAACAGGCTGCTTCTGCTTTACCTTTTCCGCCATTGGAACTGCCCACTTTTGATCTCCCTCCGCAGATCTTTTGCCGGGTTGTGGATGTTCGGCTACTC GCTAACAAAGAAAATGATGAGGTCTACACTCAGCTGACTCTGCTTCCTCTACAAGAG CTGGCAGGCCTAAAATTGGAAGGAAAGGAGAAAGAAAACGCAGGAGTTGAAGGGGATGAGAATGGAGCTTCACCCTTAAAGTTGACGTCCCACATGTTCTGCAAAACTCTTACTGCTTCTGATACCAGCACACACGGAGGGTTTTCGGTTCCTCGTAGAGCTGCTGAAGATTGCTTTCCCCCTCTG GATTATAAAGAGCAAAGGCCCTCTCAAGAACTCGTAGCCAAAGATCTTCACGGAGTGGAATGGAAGTTCAGACACATTTACAGAG GCCAGCCGAGGCGGCATTTGCTCACAACAGGGTGGAGTATTTTTGTCAGCCAAAAGAATCTTGTATCAGGAGATGCAGTATTGTTTCTGAG GGGAGAAGATGGAGACTTGAGATTGGGGATTAGAAGAGCCGCTCGACCAAGAAACGGCCTTCCTGATTCCATCATTAAAAACCAGAATTCCTATCCCAATGTCCTTTCTTCAGTAGCCAATGCATTATCAAGCAATACCACATTTCATGTTTTCTACAGTCCTAG GGCGAGCCATGCTGACTTCATCATTCCCCATGAAAAATATGTGAAGTGTACCAGAGGCCAGATACCCATCGGAATGAGATTCAAAATGAAATTTGACTTGGATGATTCTCCAGAAAGAAG GTTCAGTGGAGTGGTGACTGGAGTCAGCGACATGGATCCCTATAGATGGCCAAACTCGAAATGGAGAAGCTTGACG GTTCGTTGGGACGACAATATTGTGAGTAATCATCAAGAACGAGTTTCTCCATGGGACATTGAATTCCCAGGTAATTTTGCACCTCTGAGCATCCAATCCTCCCCAAGAATCAAGAAACTGAGGTCAAGCCTACTGGCTACCCAAGTTGGGAGCCCGATAGTTG GCGGGGGTGCTCGTTTTGACTTTGGGGAGTCTATAAGATCCTCTAAGGTCTTGCAAGGTCAAGAAAATGTAAATTTAGTATCACCCGTTTATAGAAGCGACAGGATTAACCACCAGCTAGATTTTGTGTCTCATTCGGCGGCAACAAATCCCATTCCAAACAGGATTGAAAAAACTTGTTACACCGACTTTGTCGGAAATCAGGCTCCTTCCTCTTTCACGGGCTTTCTGCAATCCAATTGGTCTCCTGAGGTCTTGCAAGGTCAAGAAATTTGCTCACTGAGATCTATAGCTGGGAGAAACGATACAAACCTCGGTGCTTGGTCAAAGCCTGAACTGGGTGGCAATATTTTCGACGATCATCAAAGGCCTCGACCTTGTTTTTATCCTCTAGCTTCTGAAGGTTCTAGACGCATGCTGTTTCCGCAAAAGGGCGTCTACAGAGCCAGACAAGGCCCTCTTATGCTTTCCAATTTTTCCAATATTCAGACTGGAGATCGCCCATTAAACCCGACGTCTATTTTAAGTGGAACTTCAAGAGATGGAAATGTGCCATTTCTCTCAAATGAGCGGAGGGCAGCAGAGGTGATATCAGCACCCCCCACTTCAATACTGCACCTAAAAAACGCTaatgatgaaaataaattgaAGGATAAGGTCCCCATATGTAAACTTTTCGGGTTTTCATTGACTGAAGATCATATTTCAGCTAATTCCCAAGGACCAAGTAAGAGGAGTTGCACAAAG GTTCACAAGCAAGGTAGCTTGGTGGGGAGAGCCATCGATCTCGCAAGACTACAAGGTTATGATGATCTGTTGACAGAACTTGAAAGATTGTTTAGCATGGAAGGACTCTTACGTGATCCCAATAATGGATGGCGTATTTTGTACACCGACAGCGAGAATGATATGATGGTTGTTGGTGATGATCCATGGCA TGAATTTGTTGAAGTTGTTTCAAAGATCCACATATACACACGAGAGGAAGTGGAGAAACTGAGCATTGGAATAAACAGTGATGACACTCAAAGCTGTTTGGAAGAAGCACCACACATGACAGATGCTTCTGGGGGCCAGCTGGATTCTCCGGCAACTCTTGTTGAGATGTGA
- the LOC140880970 gene encoding auxin response factor 4 isoform X3, producing MEIDLNHALSEMEKNTCDENGGKCDTGGFGSCVRRCLSTSTSSCSSNAASGSGFPSSESPKSSLYAELWHACAGPLTSLPEKGSVVVYFAQGHMEQAASALPFPPLELPTFDLPPQIFCRVVDVRLLANKENDEVYTQLTLLPLQELAGLKLEGKEKENAGVEGDENGASPLKLTSHMFCKTLTASDTSTHGGFSVPRRAAEDCFPPLDYKEQRPSQELVAKDLHGVEWKFRHIYRGQPRRHLLTTGWSIFVSQKNLVSGDAVLFLRGEDGDLRLGIRRAARPRNGLPDSIIKNQNSYPNVLSSVANALSSNTTFHVFYSPRASHADFIIPHEKYVKCTRGQIPIGMRFKMKFDLDDSPERSRFSGVVTGVSDMDPYRWPNSKWRSLTVRWDDNIVSNHQERVSPWDIEFPGGGARFDFGESIRSSKVLQGQENVNLVSPVYRSDRINHQLDFVSHSAATNPIPNRIEKTCYTDFVGNQAPSSFTGFLQSNWSPEVLQGQEICSLRSIAGRNDTNLGAWSKPELGGNIFDDHQRPRPCFYPLASEGSRRMLFPQKGVYRARQGPLMLSNFSNIQTGDRPLNPTSILSGTSRDGNVPFLSNERRAAEVISAPPTSILHLKNANDENKLKDKVPICKLFGFSLTEDHISANSQGPSKRSCTKVHKQGSLVGRAIDLARLQGYDDLLTELERLFSMEGLLRDPNNGWRILYTDSENDMMVVGDDPWHEFVEVVSKIHIYTREEVEKLSIGINSDDTQSCLEEAPHMTDASGGQLDSPATLVEM from the exons ATGGAGATTGATCTGAACCATGCTTTGAGTGAGATGGAGAAGAATACATGCGACGAAAATGGAGGAAAATGTGATACTGGAGGATTTGGTAGTTGTGTTCGACGATGTTTGTCTACTTCAACTTCATCTTGTTCTTCGAATGCTGCATCAGGTTCCGGTTTTCCGAGTTCAGAATCTCCTAAATCATCACTGTACGCAGAGTTGTGGCATGCCTGCGCAGGCCCACTCACCAGTTTGCCTGAGAAAGGGAGTGTGGTGGTGTATTTTGCTCAAGGCCATATGGAACAGGCTGCTTCTGCTTTACCTTTTCCGCCATTGGAACTGCCCACTTTTGATCTCCCTCCGCAGATCTTTTGCCGGGTTGTGGATGTTCGGCTACTC GCTAACAAAGAAAATGATGAGGTCTACACTCAGCTGACTCTGCTTCCTCTACAAGAG CTGGCAGGCCTAAAATTGGAAGGAAAGGAGAAAGAAAACGCAGGAGTTGAAGGGGATGAGAATGGAGCTTCACCCTTAAAGTTGACGTCCCACATGTTCTGCAAAACTCTTACTGCTTCTGATACCAGCACACACGGAGGGTTTTCGGTTCCTCGTAGAGCTGCTGAAGATTGCTTTCCCCCTCTG GATTATAAAGAGCAAAGGCCCTCTCAAGAACTCGTAGCCAAAGATCTTCACGGAGTGGAATGGAAGTTCAGACACATTTACAGAG GCCAGCCGAGGCGGCATTTGCTCACAACAGGGTGGAGTATTTTTGTCAGCCAAAAGAATCTTGTATCAGGAGATGCAGTATTGTTTCTGAG GGGAGAAGATGGAGACTTGAGATTGGGGATTAGAAGAGCCGCTCGACCAAGAAACGGCCTTCCTGATTCCATCATTAAAAACCAGAATTCCTATCCCAATGTCCTTTCTTCAGTAGCCAATGCATTATCAAGCAATACCACATTTCATGTTTTCTACAGTCCTAG GGCGAGCCATGCTGACTTCATCATTCCCCATGAAAAATATGTGAAGTGTACCAGAGGCCAGATACCCATCGGAATGAGATTCAAAATGAAATTTGACTTGGATGATTCTCCAGAAAGAAG CAGGTTCAGTGGAGTGGTGACTGGAGTCAGCGACATGGATCCCTATAGATGGCCAAACTCGAAATGGAGAAGCTTGACG GTTCGTTGGGACGACAATATTGTGAGTAATCATCAAGAACGAGTTTCTCCATGGGACATTGAATTCCCAG GCGGGGGTGCTCGTTTTGACTTTGGGGAGTCTATAAGATCCTCTAAGGTCTTGCAAGGTCAAGAAAATGTAAATTTAGTATCACCCGTTTATAGAAGCGACAGGATTAACCACCAGCTAGATTTTGTGTCTCATTCGGCGGCAACAAATCCCATTCCAAACAGGATTGAAAAAACTTGTTACACCGACTTTGTCGGAAATCAGGCTCCTTCCTCTTTCACGGGCTTTCTGCAATCCAATTGGTCTCCTGAGGTCTTGCAAGGTCAAGAAATTTGCTCACTGAGATCTATAGCTGGGAGAAACGATACAAACCTCGGTGCTTGGTCAAAGCCTGAACTGGGTGGCAATATTTTCGACGATCATCAAAGGCCTCGACCTTGTTTTTATCCTCTAGCTTCTGAAGGTTCTAGACGCATGCTGTTTCCGCAAAAGGGCGTCTACAGAGCCAGACAAGGCCCTCTTATGCTTTCCAATTTTTCCAATATTCAGACTGGAGATCGCCCATTAAACCCGACGTCTATTTTAAGTGGAACTTCAAGAGATGGAAATGTGCCATTTCTCTCAAATGAGCGGAGGGCAGCAGAGGTGATATCAGCACCCCCCACTTCAATACTGCACCTAAAAAACGCTaatgatgaaaataaattgaAGGATAAGGTCCCCATATGTAAACTTTTCGGGTTTTCATTGACTGAAGATCATATTTCAGCTAATTCCCAAGGACCAAGTAAGAGGAGTTGCACAAAG GTTCACAAGCAAGGTAGCTTGGTGGGGAGAGCCATCGATCTCGCAAGACTACAAGGTTATGATGATCTGTTGACAGAACTTGAAAGATTGTTTAGCATGGAAGGACTCTTACGTGATCCCAATAATGGATGGCGTATTTTGTACACCGACAGCGAGAATGATATGATGGTTGTTGGTGATGATCCATGGCA TGAATTTGTTGAAGTTGTTTCAAAGATCCACATATACACACGAGAGGAAGTGGAGAAACTGAGCATTGGAATAAACAGTGATGACACTCAAAGCTGTTTGGAAGAAGCACCACACATGACAGATGCTTCTGGGGGCCAGCTGGATTCTCCGGCAACTCTTGTTGAGATGTGA
- the LOC140880970 gene encoding auxin response factor 4 isoform X1 has protein sequence MEIDLNHALSEMEKNTCDENGGKCDTGGFGSCVRRCLSTSTSSCSSNAASGSGFPSSESPKSSLYAELWHACAGPLTSLPEKGSVVVYFAQGHMEQAASALPFPPLELPTFDLPPQIFCRVVDVRLLANKENDEVYTQLTLLPLQELAGLKLEGKEKENAGVEGDENGASPLKLTSHMFCKTLTASDTSTHGGFSVPRRAAEDCFPPLDYKEQRPSQELVAKDLHGVEWKFRHIYRGQPRRHLLTTGWSIFVSQKNLVSGDAVLFLRGEDGDLRLGIRRAARPRNGLPDSIIKNQNSYPNVLSSVANALSSNTTFHVFYSPRASHADFIIPHEKYVKCTRGQIPIGMRFKMKFDLDDSPERSRFSGVVTGVSDMDPYRWPNSKWRSLTVRWDDNIVSNHQERVSPWDIEFPGNFAPLSIQSSPRIKKLRSSLLATQVGSPIVGGGARFDFGESIRSSKVLQGQENVNLVSPVYRSDRINHQLDFVSHSAATNPIPNRIEKTCYTDFVGNQAPSSFTGFLQSNWSPEVLQGQEICSLRSIAGRNDTNLGAWSKPELGGNIFDDHQRPRPCFYPLASEGSRRMLFPQKGVYRARQGPLMLSNFSNIQTGDRPLNPTSILSGTSRDGNVPFLSNERRAAEVISAPPTSILHLKNANDENKLKDKVPICKLFGFSLTEDHISANSQGPSKRSCTKVHKQGSLVGRAIDLARLQGYDDLLTELERLFSMEGLLRDPNNGWRILYTDSENDMMVVGDDPWHEFVEVVSKIHIYTREEVEKLSIGINSDDTQSCLEEAPHMTDASGGQLDSPATLVEM, from the exons ATGGAGATTGATCTGAACCATGCTTTGAGTGAGATGGAGAAGAATACATGCGACGAAAATGGAGGAAAATGTGATACTGGAGGATTTGGTAGTTGTGTTCGACGATGTTTGTCTACTTCAACTTCATCTTGTTCTTCGAATGCTGCATCAGGTTCCGGTTTTCCGAGTTCAGAATCTCCTAAATCATCACTGTACGCAGAGTTGTGGCATGCCTGCGCAGGCCCACTCACCAGTTTGCCTGAGAAAGGGAGTGTGGTGGTGTATTTTGCTCAAGGCCATATGGAACAGGCTGCTTCTGCTTTACCTTTTCCGCCATTGGAACTGCCCACTTTTGATCTCCCTCCGCAGATCTTTTGCCGGGTTGTGGATGTTCGGCTACTC GCTAACAAAGAAAATGATGAGGTCTACACTCAGCTGACTCTGCTTCCTCTACAAGAG CTGGCAGGCCTAAAATTGGAAGGAAAGGAGAAAGAAAACGCAGGAGTTGAAGGGGATGAGAATGGAGCTTCACCCTTAAAGTTGACGTCCCACATGTTCTGCAAAACTCTTACTGCTTCTGATACCAGCACACACGGAGGGTTTTCGGTTCCTCGTAGAGCTGCTGAAGATTGCTTTCCCCCTCTG GATTATAAAGAGCAAAGGCCCTCTCAAGAACTCGTAGCCAAAGATCTTCACGGAGTGGAATGGAAGTTCAGACACATTTACAGAG GCCAGCCGAGGCGGCATTTGCTCACAACAGGGTGGAGTATTTTTGTCAGCCAAAAGAATCTTGTATCAGGAGATGCAGTATTGTTTCTGAG GGGAGAAGATGGAGACTTGAGATTGGGGATTAGAAGAGCCGCTCGACCAAGAAACGGCCTTCCTGATTCCATCATTAAAAACCAGAATTCCTATCCCAATGTCCTTTCTTCAGTAGCCAATGCATTATCAAGCAATACCACATTTCATGTTTTCTACAGTCCTAG GGCGAGCCATGCTGACTTCATCATTCCCCATGAAAAATATGTGAAGTGTACCAGAGGCCAGATACCCATCGGAATGAGATTCAAAATGAAATTTGACTTGGATGATTCTCCAGAAAGAAG CAGGTTCAGTGGAGTGGTGACTGGAGTCAGCGACATGGATCCCTATAGATGGCCAAACTCGAAATGGAGAAGCTTGACG GTTCGTTGGGACGACAATATTGTGAGTAATCATCAAGAACGAGTTTCTCCATGGGACATTGAATTCCCAGGTAATTTTGCACCTCTGAGCATCCAATCCTCCCCAAGAATCAAGAAACTGAGGTCAAGCCTACTGGCTACCCAAGTTGGGAGCCCGATAGTTG GCGGGGGTGCTCGTTTTGACTTTGGGGAGTCTATAAGATCCTCTAAGGTCTTGCAAGGTCAAGAAAATGTAAATTTAGTATCACCCGTTTATAGAAGCGACAGGATTAACCACCAGCTAGATTTTGTGTCTCATTCGGCGGCAACAAATCCCATTCCAAACAGGATTGAAAAAACTTGTTACACCGACTTTGTCGGAAATCAGGCTCCTTCCTCTTTCACGGGCTTTCTGCAATCCAATTGGTCTCCTGAGGTCTTGCAAGGTCAAGAAATTTGCTCACTGAGATCTATAGCTGGGAGAAACGATACAAACCTCGGTGCTTGGTCAAAGCCTGAACTGGGTGGCAATATTTTCGACGATCATCAAAGGCCTCGACCTTGTTTTTATCCTCTAGCTTCTGAAGGTTCTAGACGCATGCTGTTTCCGCAAAAGGGCGTCTACAGAGCCAGACAAGGCCCTCTTATGCTTTCCAATTTTTCCAATATTCAGACTGGAGATCGCCCATTAAACCCGACGTCTATTTTAAGTGGAACTTCAAGAGATGGAAATGTGCCATTTCTCTCAAATGAGCGGAGGGCAGCAGAGGTGATATCAGCACCCCCCACTTCAATACTGCACCTAAAAAACGCTaatgatgaaaataaattgaAGGATAAGGTCCCCATATGTAAACTTTTCGGGTTTTCATTGACTGAAGATCATATTTCAGCTAATTCCCAAGGACCAAGTAAGAGGAGTTGCACAAAG GTTCACAAGCAAGGTAGCTTGGTGGGGAGAGCCATCGATCTCGCAAGACTACAAGGTTATGATGATCTGTTGACAGAACTTGAAAGATTGTTTAGCATGGAAGGACTCTTACGTGATCCCAATAATGGATGGCGTATTTTGTACACCGACAGCGAGAATGATATGATGGTTGTTGGTGATGATCCATGGCA TGAATTTGTTGAAGTTGTTTCAAAGATCCACATATACACACGAGAGGAAGTGGAGAAACTGAGCATTGGAATAAACAGTGATGACACTCAAAGCTGTTTGGAAGAAGCACCACACATGACAGATGCTTCTGGGGGCCAGCTGGATTCTCCGGCAACTCTTGTTGAGATGTGA
- the LOC140880970 gene encoding auxin response factor 4 isoform X4 encodes MEIDLNHALSEMEKNTCDENGGKCDTGGFGSCVRRCLSTSTSSCSSNAASGSGFPSSESPKSSLYAELWHACAGPLTSLPEKGSVVVYFAQGHMEQAASALPFPPLELPTFDLPPQIFCRVVDVRLLANKENDEVYTQLTLLPLQELAGLKLEGKEKENAGVEGDENGASPLKLTSHMFCKTLTASDTSTHGGFSVPRRAAEDCFPPLDYKEQRPSQELVAKDLHGVEWKFRHIYRGQPRRHLLTTGWSIFVSQKNLVSGDAVLFLRGEDGDLRLGIRRAARPRNGLPDSIIKNQNSYPNVLSSVANALSSNTTFHVFYSPRASHADFIIPHEKYVKCTRGQIPIGMRFKMKFDLDDSPERSRFSGVVTGVSDMDPYRWPNSKWRSLTVRWDDNIVSNHQERVSPWDIEFPGNFAPLSIQSSPRIKKLRSSLLATQVGSPIVGGGARFDFGESIRSSKVLQGQENVNLVSPVYRSDRINHQLDFVSHSAATNPIPNRIEKTCYTDFVGNQAPSSFTGFLQSNWSPEVLQGQEICSLRSIAGRNDTNLGAWSKPELGGNIFDDHQRPRPCFYPLASEGSRRMLFPQKGVYRARQGPLMLSNFSNIQTGDRPLNPTSILSGTSRDGNVPFLSNERRAAEVISAPPTSILHLKNANDENKLKDKVPICKLFGFSLTEDHISANSQGPSKRSCTKVHKQGSLVGRAIDLARLQGYDDLLTELERLFSMEGLLRDPNNGWRILYTDSENDMMVVGDDPWHCFKDPHIHTRGSGETEHWNKQ; translated from the exons ATGGAGATTGATCTGAACCATGCTTTGAGTGAGATGGAGAAGAATACATGCGACGAAAATGGAGGAAAATGTGATACTGGAGGATTTGGTAGTTGTGTTCGACGATGTTTGTCTACTTCAACTTCATCTTGTTCTTCGAATGCTGCATCAGGTTCCGGTTTTCCGAGTTCAGAATCTCCTAAATCATCACTGTACGCAGAGTTGTGGCATGCCTGCGCAGGCCCACTCACCAGTTTGCCTGAGAAAGGGAGTGTGGTGGTGTATTTTGCTCAAGGCCATATGGAACAGGCTGCTTCTGCTTTACCTTTTCCGCCATTGGAACTGCCCACTTTTGATCTCCCTCCGCAGATCTTTTGCCGGGTTGTGGATGTTCGGCTACTC GCTAACAAAGAAAATGATGAGGTCTACACTCAGCTGACTCTGCTTCCTCTACAAGAG CTGGCAGGCCTAAAATTGGAAGGAAAGGAGAAAGAAAACGCAGGAGTTGAAGGGGATGAGAATGGAGCTTCACCCTTAAAGTTGACGTCCCACATGTTCTGCAAAACTCTTACTGCTTCTGATACCAGCACACACGGAGGGTTTTCGGTTCCTCGTAGAGCTGCTGAAGATTGCTTTCCCCCTCTG GATTATAAAGAGCAAAGGCCCTCTCAAGAACTCGTAGCCAAAGATCTTCACGGAGTGGAATGGAAGTTCAGACACATTTACAGAG GCCAGCCGAGGCGGCATTTGCTCACAACAGGGTGGAGTATTTTTGTCAGCCAAAAGAATCTTGTATCAGGAGATGCAGTATTGTTTCTGAG GGGAGAAGATGGAGACTTGAGATTGGGGATTAGAAGAGCCGCTCGACCAAGAAACGGCCTTCCTGATTCCATCATTAAAAACCAGAATTCCTATCCCAATGTCCTTTCTTCAGTAGCCAATGCATTATCAAGCAATACCACATTTCATGTTTTCTACAGTCCTAG GGCGAGCCATGCTGACTTCATCATTCCCCATGAAAAATATGTGAAGTGTACCAGAGGCCAGATACCCATCGGAATGAGATTCAAAATGAAATTTGACTTGGATGATTCTCCAGAAAGAAG CAGGTTCAGTGGAGTGGTGACTGGAGTCAGCGACATGGATCCCTATAGATGGCCAAACTCGAAATGGAGAAGCTTGACG GTTCGTTGGGACGACAATATTGTGAGTAATCATCAAGAACGAGTTTCTCCATGGGACATTGAATTCCCAGGTAATTTTGCACCTCTGAGCATCCAATCCTCCCCAAGAATCAAGAAACTGAGGTCAAGCCTACTGGCTACCCAAGTTGGGAGCCCGATAGTTG GCGGGGGTGCTCGTTTTGACTTTGGGGAGTCTATAAGATCCTCTAAGGTCTTGCAAGGTCAAGAAAATGTAAATTTAGTATCACCCGTTTATAGAAGCGACAGGATTAACCACCAGCTAGATTTTGTGTCTCATTCGGCGGCAACAAATCCCATTCCAAACAGGATTGAAAAAACTTGTTACACCGACTTTGTCGGAAATCAGGCTCCTTCCTCTTTCACGGGCTTTCTGCAATCCAATTGGTCTCCTGAGGTCTTGCAAGGTCAAGAAATTTGCTCACTGAGATCTATAGCTGGGAGAAACGATACAAACCTCGGTGCTTGGTCAAAGCCTGAACTGGGTGGCAATATTTTCGACGATCATCAAAGGCCTCGACCTTGTTTTTATCCTCTAGCTTCTGAAGGTTCTAGACGCATGCTGTTTCCGCAAAAGGGCGTCTACAGAGCCAGACAAGGCCCTCTTATGCTTTCCAATTTTTCCAATATTCAGACTGGAGATCGCCCATTAAACCCGACGTCTATTTTAAGTGGAACTTCAAGAGATGGAAATGTGCCATTTCTCTCAAATGAGCGGAGGGCAGCAGAGGTGATATCAGCACCCCCCACTTCAATACTGCACCTAAAAAACGCTaatgatgaaaataaattgaAGGATAAGGTCCCCATATGTAAACTTTTCGGGTTTTCATTGACTGAAGATCATATTTCAGCTAATTCCCAAGGACCAAGTAAGAGGAGTTGCACAAAG GTTCACAAGCAAGGTAGCTTGGTGGGGAGAGCCATCGATCTCGCAAGACTACAAGGTTATGATGATCTGTTGACAGAACTTGAAAGATTGTTTAGCATGGAAGGACTCTTACGTGATCCCAATAATGGATGGCGTATTTTGTACACCGACAGCGAGAATGATATGATGGTTGTTGGTGATGATCCATGGCA TTGTTTCAAAGATCCACATATACACACGAGAGGAAGTGGAGAAACTGAGCATTGGAATAAACAGTGA